GTGGCGGGACTCGGTGGCCTGGCCCGCGCGGTGCTGCCCGAGGTGTGGACGGTCCCGGCCCATCTCCTCTGCGGGATTGCCCTGTTGACAGCCGTACGGGCACAGGCCCCCGAGCCCGTACGGCGTGGTCTCGTCCACGCCTCCGCCGTCGTCCAGGGCTTCGCGCTGGCGACCACGGTGCCGGCGGTGGCGATCGCGCTGCTGGGGCCCGTCGGTCTGCTGGAGCGGATCTGGTCCGGCCCGCCCTCGGACGCCCGCGCGGCCGTGACGTTCGACGCTCCGTGGCCCCCGAACACGGCGACCGTCCCCCTCGTGCTCGCCGCCGTCGCCGGGGTACTGGCCCTGACCGGACGCACCACCCCGTGGCGGACCCCGGCCCTGGTCGGCGCCTCGGTCCTCGCCTGGGCGACGGTCCTGGTCCTTCCGGCGGTCCTGGAACTGCCGTACGCGGCGGGGCTGGTGACTCAGGGCGTACTGCTGGTGGCCACGCTGGCCTTCGCCGGCCTGGCACGGTCGGCGGCCCCCGAGCAGCCTCAGCCGTCCACGGTCCCCACGGAATCCGTGGCATCCACGGCATCCACAGTGTCCGATGGTCTTCGGTCGCCGCTGCCGCTCGCCGGCACCCTCCTGGCCCTGGTCACCTCGGTGAGCCTGGTCCTCCACTCCCTGGCCACCGAACCCGCGACCCTGATCGCCCTCGCGACCTCGACCGTCCTGTTCGCGGCGGCGGCCTGGCGCACCGACCTCGGTGCCCTGGCCGCGCCCGCCTCCCTCGTCCATGCCACGGCCCTGAGCTGCGCGATCGGCGCGTCCGTCGGCTGGCAGCCGCAGCACACCGCCCTGCTCGTCCTGACCGTCCCGGCGATCGCGGCCCTGGTCGCGGCACGCCTCGCGGACTCGCCCATGACGATCCCGGTCGAGGCGACCGGCGCCGCCGCCGGCCTCCTGGCCATCGCTCTCTCGGCCACGCACCCGCCGCTGCTCGCCCTGACCCTCGCGCTCTGCGGAGTGATCGTCACGGGCCGAGCCGTACGCCCGGACCGCCGTCACCTCACCTATCTGGCCGCCGCGCTCTTCGTGACGGCGTCCTGGGTACGGCTGGCCGTCTGGGAGGTCGGCTCACCGGAGGCGTACACCCTGCCGGTGACCCTCCCCGCCCTGCTCGTCGGCCATCTGCGCCGGCGCGGGGACCGTACGGCCTCGTCCTGGACGGCGTACGGGCCGGGACTCGCCGTCACCCTCGTCCCGAGCCTCGTCGCCGCCTGGGCCGACACCCATTGGCTCCGCCCGCTCCTGCTGGGCAGCGCCGCCCTGGCCGTCACCCTGCTGGGCGCCCGCCACCGCCTCCAGGCCCCGCTGCTCCTCGGCGGCGCCACCCTCGCCCTGGTCGCCCTGCACGAACTGGCCCCCTACATCGCCCAGGTCGTGGACGCCCTCCCCCGTTGGGTACCTCCCGCACTCGCCGGTCTGGCCCTGCTCGCGGCGGGTGCCACCTACGAACAACGCCTGCGCGACGCACGCCGAGTGCGGGAGGCGCTAGGAAAACTCACATGAACCTCCTGAGGAGCGCCCCCGTAAGGGGCGCGGGGAACTGCGCGATCAGCCCCGACGATCCCGCAGTTCCCCACCCAGCCCAGGCACCCCACCCCCCGGCTCCCCCAGCGGAGCGCTACGGCATCTTGTCGCCGACCAACGCCAGGTTCTGGATCGCCGCCAACCCGTACAGCGCCGTCGCGTTGGTCGACACCCACGCCGCCTCGCTGCCCGGTACGAGCGCCGTCGGCCCCTCGATCTTCTTCGTGGACCAGTCGGTCGACTCCTTGTAGTCCCAGGTGTCGGCGCTGTTGTAGAACTGCCGCCACGCACGGGCCGCGAGCTTGTCGTCCTTCAACTGCACGGCCGCGTACGCGTCCTGGCGCGAGTGGCCCTGGAAGAGCAGCAGCGTCCCGAAGTTGGAGCCGTAGCGGGCGGCCTGTTCCGCCTTGGTCGCGTTGAAGTAGCGGCAGTAGTCGAGCCACGCCTCCTTGAACTTGGGCATGTCGATCTGGTCGAGGAGTTCCGCGCACATCTCGACCAGGCCGAACATCGCCGACAGGTGCGAGACCCCGACGACGGGCTTGTCGGCGACGGCGAACTTGCCGGTGTCCAGGTCGTACAGCCCGGTGCCCTGGACGAAGCCGTTGGGCTGGGCCGCGATCGTCTCCATGGTCGACAGCACGCGGGCCTTGGCCTTCTCCCACTTGGGGCCGCGCCGCTCCCACTCGGTCAGCCAGGCCGACACCAGCCCGGACCAGTCGGTGCCGAAGCCGATCGACAGCGCGTTGCGGTCGGGCGTGTAGGGCTCGGTGCGGATCTTGCGGATGGGGTCGAGGACGAGGAACGTCTCGTCGGAGTCGACGTTGGCGTGCATGAGGTCGCCGACGCGTTCGTCGGCGGTGAGGAAGTAGTAGTAGCGGCGGTACGTGGTGTTGGCGATCCGCTGCTGCTTGGCGCTGTCGGCGTAGTGCTGGACGCCGTGGCGGGTGCCGAGACCCGCCCACTTGCCGAGGTGGTAGACGTCGACCTCGCCGGTGTGGCGGGTCATGGCCTCGGCGAAGCGGAAGATGTCGGCGCGGCCGGAGCGCATGTACGCGAACCACAGCCACAGGTCGGGCGAGAGCTCGGAGTTGTCCCAGGCGTAGCCGCCGACGTCGTAGCACCACTGGTGACGGCTGGGGTCGTAGCTGTGCATGATGTCGCCGTAGTCCCAGAAGCCGTACCACCGGCGCATCTCCACCTGGTCCTTGTAGTAGGTGAAGAGGAAGTCGAGGTGGTCCTCGATCTTCGCCTTGGCGGCGGTGGACCGGTCGGGCTCGGAGAACAGCTTGCCGAAGACACCCGCCTTGATGAGCTGCTTGGGCGGGGCGGCGAGCTGCGCGGGCGTGCGGACGGCCCGGACCTGCTTGGCCATGTCCTCGGCGGCGGGCGTGGATTCGTGGGCCCAGAAGAGCAGTTCGCTGGTGCGGGCGATGCCGTACGGGGTGCCGAAGCCGGGCTCGTAGTCCTCGTAGGTGATGTTGAGGCCTTCGAGCTGCTCGGGATAGGTGTCCTGGCCCATGCCGTCGTGGTAGAAGCGCAGGTCCATGGGCTGCGCCTCGGGCGACCAGAGCCAGAGGGTGACCTCGGCGGTGTCGGTGTGGGCGTCGCGGATGTCGAGCTGGGCGGGGAACTTCTCCCAGAAGTCCCGCAGGCCGAAGGCGAACCCGCCGGACGCGCCGCCGACGTACCCGAAGCCGCTCGCCCTGCGGCCGCCGCCGGCCGGGATCCAGCCGTGGCCCTTCTTGGTGCGCTTGCGGACCCCGAAGCCGTCGGCGGACAGCTGCGAGAGCGTGTAGTCGCCCCACTCGGGGATGTACTGCAGGCGGCTGGTGACCCGCTGGTCCCACGTCGAGGGGTCGGGCAGCTTCTTGCCCTCGAACTGGGCGGTGCGCACGGCCGCCCCGGGGTCGCGCCGCAGTCCGGTGACGCCCTTGACCGCCTCGCGCAGCAGACCGGTGCCCTCGCCGCCGATCCGGATGTGGCGGTCGTACGCGGCGTCGCGCATCGGGACCTTGAAGCGGACGCCGATGCCGCGGATGAAGTCGCCGCTGGCCTTACCGGGTTCCTGGGTGCCGTCGAAGGTGATGGTGTGCACCATGCGGAACGACTCGGCACCCGCGTAGAAGTAGAGCCGGATCGAGAAGGGCAGCCAACTGCGGCTTCCCTTGCGGTGCTTGCCGTCGATGCGGACGACCGCGCGGACCGGGCCCTCCTGCTCGACCTCGACCTCACCGATGACGCTCTCGAAGCGCTCGTACTTCTCCTCGCCCTGGTCGCCGTCCTCGATCTCCGGCTGGCGCAGCAGCACCAGACGGCCGGTGTGGGCGATCTCGGTGGAGCCGCGCCGCACGGACTTGACCAGCGTGGAACCGGACTTGCCGATCTTCGCGGTGATCACGCCGGTCGAGACGTCGATGGTGCCGCCGCTCTTGTCGACGGTGACCTTCTTCTCCGGGGCGGTCGGCGTGCCGGCGGCGAGGGTGAGCTTGCCGGAGCCGGCGCCCGCGCCCACCGCGTGCGCGGTCCACTTCACGGAGCCGTCGGGCCAGTAGCCGATCGGCCAGGACTGGACGGGGATGTCCTTGCCGTCCGCGTCCGTCACGGAAAACGACTGTTCTTTTTCGTAGGCGCCCTTCGGCCACGGCACACCCACGGTCGAGCCGGGAGCGGCGCCGAGTCCGCCGTCCTCCAGCCAGTCGAGGGTCACCGGCTCGGCCTCCGCGGCCTCGGCTCTGGGCGCGGCCTGCGCGTTCGAACTCCCTAGGGCCCAGCTGACCTGCGCTGCGGCTCCTGCGACGGCGGCCGCCTTGAGAAGGGACCTGCGGTCGATGGGGGACATGGCCTTTCCTTTCCGAACGGGAAGTCGTGCGTGCGGGTAGTCAGGGGCATGGCAGAGGGAGGTGCGGCGCCCCGGAGGCGCCGACCTGGTGCGATGCATCGCGGTTTCGGTCAGCGGCGGCGCCGGTACCGCTCCTCCACGGCGACGGCCGCCGCCGCGACGGCCCCGAGCACGGGGACCGCGAGCGGCGCGACGAACCAGGCGGAGCAGGCCACCACGGCCAGTCCGCCGACGAGGAGAAAGGATCCGGCGGGGTCGAGCACGGTCCGCCTCCCGGCCGCGCCCAGCAGGGCCCGCCAGGTGGCCCCGGGTCGCCAGACCGCCGCCGCGCGGAGTCCGGCGACGGCGGCGCCGATCAGCGCGAGGACGCCGATCACGCCGACCAGCGGCCCGCCCGGGACTCCGGCGCGCACGGCCTGGACATCCACCCAGACCGCCGCCAGCGCCCCCCATCCGGCGAGCCCGACGAGCCAGCCGCCGCGCACCGCCGCCCGAAAGTCGGCCAGGAACTCCCGCCAGCCGCCGCCCTCATGGGCCGTACGGCGTCGCAGGTGCCGGGAGCCCGCGGCGAACGCGGCGGGGTAGGTCACCAGCGGCAGCGAGGCCAGCGCGATCCACACCCCGGTGAGCAGACACTCGGCGAACAGCGCGAACCGTTCGGCGAGCAGGGACTCCTCACGGGGTGGGGCCTGCTTCGCACGGTCGTGGGCAGGGGTGCGGGTGCGGAGGAGGGCCATGGTCGGTCACCTCAGCCCTTCAGGCCGGACGTGGCCATACCGTCGATCAGATAGCGCTGGAAGGCGAGGAAGAACGCGAGCACCGGCAGCAGGGCCACCAGCGACATCGCGATCATGCCGCCGTAGTTGGCCACGGCGTCCTGGTCCACGAACATCTTCAGACCGAGCGACACGGTGTACTTGTCGGGCTCGTTCAGATAGATCAACGGCCCCATGAAGTCGTTCCAGGCGTTGATGAAGGTGAAGATCGCGCTGGTGATGAGCGCGGGCCGGGACAGCGGCAGCACGATCGACCAGTAGATCCGGAAGTGCCCGCAGCCGTCGAGCCGGGCCGCCTCGTCGAGCTCCTTGGGCAGGTTCCGCATGAACTGCACCATCAGGAAGACGAAGAACGCCTCCGTGGCCAGGTATTTGGGGAGCAGCAGCGGGGTGTAGGTGTTGATCATGTCCATGTTGCGGAACAGCACGTACTGCGGGATCAGCAGGACGTGGTACGGCAACAGGAGCGTGCCGATCATCAGCGTGAAGAGCAGATTGCGGCCGGCGAACTTGATCTTCGCGAAGGCGTACGCGGTCAGCGAGCAGGACACCAGGATCCCGACCACCGAACCGAGCGCGAGCGTGAGCGAGTTGACGAAGAAGGTGGAGATCGGGATGTCGGCGATGCCCTCGGAGAGCCGTGTGTAGTTGCCGATGATCGGGTCGCTAGGCAGCAGATCCAGGCTGCCGACGATGTCGTCGCTGTTCTTGAAGGAGCCGCCGATCACCCAGATCACCGGGTAGAGGATCACCGCGAGAATCAGCAGCGACCCTAGGTGCCAGGCGAGCGAACCGGGCAGCTTGCGCCGGAGCGCTCCCGACCCACCGGACGGGGCCGGCGCCGGGGCGATCTCGGTGGCCTGTGCGCTCATCAGGCGCCCTCCTCGTAGTGCACCCAGCGCTTCTGGGACCAGAACAGAACCGCCGTCACCAGGGCGACCCCGACCAGCAGCACCCAGGCCATGGCGGAGGCCAGGCCCATCCGGCTGTTCTCGAAGCCCTGGACGTACAGATAACAGGTGTAGACCATCGAACCGTCGGCCGGACCGCAGGCACTGCCTCCGGCGCCGCCGCCGACGATGTACGCCGAGCTGAAGATCTGGAAGGAGTGGATCGTCTCCAGCAGGACGTTGAAGAACAGGACCGGGGAGATCATCGGCAGGGTGATGTTCCAGAACCGCCGGAGCGTGCCCGCCCCGTCGACCTCGGCCGCCTCGTACAGCTCGCGCGGGACCTGCTTGAGACCGGCGAGGAAGATCACCATCGGGGCACCGAACTGCCAGACGGTGAGCGCCACGAGGCTGTAGATGATCAGGTCCGGGTCGCCGGTCCAGCCACCGACGTCGATCCCGAAGAGCTTCTGCGTACGGTCGACGATGGCGTCGTCCGAGAAGATCGCCTTCCACACGATCGCGATGGAGACGCTCGCCCCGATGAGCGACGGCGCGTA
This genomic stretch from Streptomyces deccanensis harbors:
- a CDS encoding SCO7613 C-terminal domain-containing membrane protein, with protein sequence MTSFPSPAEELRVLDAELRHLDARRAFLLSRRAWLVNALYAAAPGPTSAAPPVRRPEASAPRVQNVLLVLGGVLLTVAAIAFTLVSWGHLGIAGRALVLGAVTVAALGAPVLLLRRGLRSTAEAVAGLGLALTVLDAYALHEVAFTGADGTGYAAVAAAVLATVWTAYGLGLAALPTGVAGSGSTAPRTALGLPLPLALVAAQLPLLLWSFAVDASVETVTAVLLVTAAADTAIALRAPLKPVRIVAVVGACGWGAWGVLAAGWLSWAAAGPSAAARAAALLALAAAIALTTAWLAPKPALALGTALTSGLVAVAGLGGLARAVLPEVWTVPAHLLCGIALLTAVRAQAPEPVRRGLVHASAVVQGFALATTVPAVAIALLGPVGLLERIWSGPPSDARAAVTFDAPWPPNTATVPLVLAAVAGVLALTGRTTPWRTPALVGASVLAWATVLVLPAVLELPYAAGLVTQGVLLVATLAFAGLARSAAPEQPQPSTVPTESVASTASTVSDGLRSPLPLAGTLLALVTSVSLVLHSLATEPATLIALATSTVLFAAAAWRTDLGALAAPASLVHATALSCAIGASVGWQPQHTALLVLTVPAIAALVAARLADSPMTIPVEATGAAAGLLAIALSATHPPLLALTLALCGVIVTGRAVRPDRRHLTYLAAALFVTASWVRLAVWEVGSPEAYTLPVTLPALLVGHLRRRGDRTASSWTAYGPGLAVTLVPSLVAAWADTHWLRPLLLGSAALAVTLLGARHRLQAPLLLGGATLALVALHELAPYIAQVVDALPRWVPPALAGLALLAAGATYEQRLRDARRVREALGKLT
- a CDS encoding Tat pathway signal sequence domain protein, with translation MSPIDRRSLLKAAAVAGAAAQVSWALGSSNAQAAPRAEAAEAEPVTLDWLEDGGLGAAPGSTVGVPWPKGAYEKEQSFSVTDADGKDIPVQSWPIGYWPDGSVKWTAHAVGAGAGSGKLTLAAGTPTAPEKKVTVDKSGGTIDVSTGVITAKIGKSGSTLVKSVRRGSTEIAHTGRLVLLRQPEIEDGDQGEEKYERFESVIGEVEVEQEGPVRAVVRIDGKHRKGSRSWLPFSIRLYFYAGAESFRMVHTITFDGTQEPGKASGDFIRGIGVRFKVPMRDAAYDRHIRIGGEGTGLLREAVKGVTGLRRDPGAAVRTAQFEGKKLPDPSTWDQRVTSRLQYIPEWGDYTLSQLSADGFGVRKRTKKGHGWIPAGGGRRASGFGYVGGASGGFAFGLRDFWEKFPAQLDIRDAHTDTAEVTLWLWSPEAQPMDLRFYHDGMGQDTYPEQLEGLNITYEDYEPGFGTPYGIARTSELLFWAHESTPAAEDMAKQVRAVRTPAQLAAPPKQLIKAGVFGKLFSEPDRSTAAKAKIEDHLDFLFTYYKDQVEMRRWYGFWDYGDIMHSYDPSRHQWCYDVGGYAWDNSELSPDLWLWFAYMRSGRADIFRFAEAMTRHTGEVDVYHLGKWAGLGTRHGVQHYADSAKQQRIANTTYRRYYYFLTADERVGDLMHANVDSDETFLVLDPIRKIRTEPYTPDRNALSIGFGTDWSGLVSAWLTEWERRGPKWEKAKARVLSTMETIAAQPNGFVQGTGLYDLDTGKFAVADKPVVGVSHLSAMFGLVEMCAELLDQIDMPKFKEAWLDYCRYFNATKAEQAARYGSNFGTLLLFQGHSRQDAYAAVQLKDDKLAARAWRQFYNSADTWDYKESTDWSTKKIEGPTALVPGSEAAWVSTNATALYGLAAIQNLALVGDKMP
- a CDS encoding carbohydrate ABC transporter permease — protein: MSAQATEIAPAPAPSGGSGALRRKLPGSLAWHLGSLLILAVILYPVIWVIGGSFKNSDDIVGSLDLLPSDPIIGNYTRLSEGIADIPISTFFVNSLTLALGSVVGILVSCSLTAYAFAKIKFAGRNLLFTLMIGTLLLPYHVLLIPQYVLFRNMDMINTYTPLLLPKYLATEAFFVFLMVQFMRNLPKELDEAARLDGCGHFRIYWSIVLPLSRPALITSAIFTFINAWNDFMGPLIYLNEPDKYTVSLGLKMFVDQDAVANYGGMIAMSLVALLPVLAFFLAFQRYLIDGMATSGLKG
- a CDS encoding carbohydrate ABC transporter permease, whose amino-acid sequence is MGTAVTHAPAMEDLTKDSEPRQRPAKSPRPAALKRRGRRETLAGYLFMSPWIAGFLLLTAGPMIASLYFAFTDYNLFDAPKWIGLDNFSEMFDDPRWQNSVKVTLWYVAVGTPIKLIAALGVALLLAQKRRGQAFYRAAFYAPSLIGASVSIAIVWKAIFSDDAIVDRTQKLFGIDVGGWTGDPDLIIYSLVALTVWQFGAPMVIFLAGLKQVPRELYEAAEVDGAGTLRRFWNITLPMISPVLFFNVLLETIHSFQIFSSAYIVGGGAGGSACGPADGSMVYTCYLYVQGFENSRMGLASAMAWVLLVGVALVTAVLFWSQKRWVHYEEGA